One window of the Benincasa hispida cultivar B227 chromosome 3, ASM972705v1, whole genome shotgun sequence genome contains the following:
- the LOC120074090 gene encoding aquaporin PIP2-2-like yields the protein MSKDVEPGFSAGDYFDQPPAPFFDADELLRWSFYRAVIAEFIATLLFLYVGVLTVIGNQSQSSAAVCSGVGVQGIAWAFGGTIFVLVYCTAGISGGHINPAVTFGLLLGRKVSLVRAVLYIMAQCLGAICGCGLVKSLKKANFNAFSGGATELVDGFSPGAGLAAEIIGTFVLVYTVFSATDPKRKARDSHVPVLAPLPIGFAVFVVNLATIPVTGAGINPARSFGSAVMFNNHKAWENHWIFWVGPFIGAAMAATYHEFVLRGGAAKTLKSFKTSSI from the exons ATGTCTAAGGATGTTGAACCAGGGTTTTCCGCCGGCGACTACTTCGACCAGCCCCCGGCTCCGTTCTTCGACGCCGATGAGCTTTTGCGGTGGTCCTTTTACAGGGCTGTCATCGCTGAGTTCATTGCCACGCTTTTGTTTTTGTACGTTGGAGTGCTCACTGTGATTGGAAACCAGAGTCAGTCTTCTGCTGCCGTATGCAGCGGCGTTGGCGTTCAGGGTATTGCTTGGGCATTCGGCGGCACCATCTTTGTTCTCGTTTACTGCACCGCCGGCATTTCTG GAGGACATATAAATCCAGCAGTAACATTTGGGCTGCTTTTGGGTCGAAAGGTTTCATTGGTCAGAGCTGTACTGTACATAATGGCTCAGTGTCTGGGAGCCATTTGTGGGTGTGGGCTAGTGAAGTCATTAAAGAAGGCTAATTTCAATGCCTTCAGCGGTGGAGCCACCGAGCTCGTCGACGGCTTTAGCCCTGGTGCCGGCCTCGCTGCTGAGATCATCGGAACCTTCGTTCTTGTATACACCGTCTTCTCTGCCACCGATCCCAAGAGAAAAGCCAGAGATTCCCATGTTCCC GTTCTAGCGCCTCTCCCAATTGGGTTCGCCGTGTTCGTGGTAAATTTAGCCACCATTCCGGTCACCGGCGCCGGCATTAACCCAGCTCGAAGCTTCGGCTCTGCAGTGATGTTCAACAACCACAAAGCTTGGGAAAACCAT TGGATATTTTGGGTTGGACCTTTCATTGGAGCTGCAATGGCTGCAACTTACCATGAATTTGTTTTGAGAGGAGGAGCAGCTAAGACCTTAAAATCCTTCAAAACTTCCTCAATTTAa